In a genomic window of Colius striatus isolate bColStr4 chromosome 2, bColStr4.1.hap1, whole genome shotgun sequence:
- the URB2 gene encoding unhealthy ribosome biogenesis protein 2 homolog isoform X2 translates to MHTCKECTVDSWTSWKVLLDWVSHTLVSCCNKRLELEDEVVEKLWAYLNSIIHSRRLQNLLKNGKTIGLSFSIAQVINQRLSEACSQKAQRNIGTVLSCSSGILSTPSLSIIYTAKCELLVDLLSKLSKLACQQLASEDAVGSQLFSVLQLTFAQYLLIQRQQTNPNRVFGQVTSHLLQPCLLLRHLLTVRSWTQADDNHVHQHLSKEIRNQIETLLQAGLFQPELFSSYKEELLPEQEHQEKKKGTLKSLLLPVNTVQTKLGSGFCEPALHGAVVASSVSLLYKLFVDSYCKAENYLVCFHMFHRLFGQLRLSGLLQDVREDTLSPADWSMELLALEQLLNLVLSSDIYNVASDRIRHKEVQFGFYRQLAQMLMKHSQASIPAWFRCLKLLMSLNHLIVDADLDDLVASAWVDARASELRTRKPQEALISTLFQTYSKLRQFPRLFEQVLTVICWPAADELRLPVFSAGLTVKLRECLLELPPNQILDILCLSVEKCQTLIIPAVEGSGDMALKLLSVSSVLHAFLFNMRSLDDATPSPVVLRTQSLLAKMQKGIIQPLMEMLQAPRREEEKSDLWLRKACDSALLLAYTWVEVDTLFGFSCSKYVSPAAEVVCAVTPCAVRHWGISAFLPAVEEQCWERVTDLANSFASTSKYCLELLTLQKMKMILMQTPADLQALQRAAAFILESGRSSMSRGESEPWDGDISTISDLTYPTAHWHLVISNLTILLPYISLKDVEYIANLLLETLVLAKAQEPASDQEPSISIGKISLGLMHSSFLPEMKVLHCAFLTSLIHQFAGVLPTAAGDPVDLPLQQLTAGNIPWHEEVLASCRAVDPLEATSENKLLKDELSLSWKTLQKVAQCIVLLAKNDCPIVLKESHLESCLALLEIASLLKLDSFLPADCTRCSLVLLSLLVNTRASVSCSKLLLMKFLSTCFHLLRCLQAGRNASSVFKVFHASDVLEAVMTSQLKTCKFFTNVLTVPVWAQYLQEVQDFFESFLQMVIERRQSVKLNFEKFMSFLMSCKPDVSAGERKGWNPAAGQLLLMVFTTLCHVVTLYLQQLPEKKLQSLDVLSALLEAVVVQMVRTVEHGLQINTRNQPLPVAFIPSVTTLLKADLSHAVKKERCGFLEQPRVKLYQKFYSQILKELPCAGSNLQFLQLALQFLAVFCSVPEMYPEKETAVVVVLAIKRLLAGPAITMQVIQSVEMELTEVFVQLLGNCSAEEFYTIMRLVLQGLEMKNVWQQKAKEVLSAVTLTKLLLSCPLSGDKEKAFWFASPQIVTALAMQTKEACRDPSLISTIVVPILETVAALLRQGEGVLLNPHHVSLAFSILLTVPLDHLKTEDYHSVFLGVHEVLFSIVQCHAKVLLKAAPSFLNSFHRLVVSVMHEGRQKGDRGNTDEFEVILKCAHLVERMYTHIAAEMEDFTVFSAFIVAQYVTELQKVTLHPSVKKHLTEGIYHILDLCIERDIKFLNASLPTGVREVFKDLYNDYNHYHKAKKHGEEKYTA, encoded by the exons GTGATAAATCAAAGGTTATCAGAGGCCTGTTCTCAAAAAGCACAGCGAAATATTGGCACAGTGCTAAGTTGCTCCAGTGGCATCCTTTCTACTCcttctctctccatcatttatACAGCAAAGTGTGAGCTTTTGGTTGATCTCCTCAGCAAGCTGTCCAAGCTGGCATGTCAGCAGCTGGCTTCTGAAGATGCAGTGGGTTCCCAGTTGTTCAGTGTCCTCCAGCTTACCTTTGCTCAGTACCTTCTGATCCAGAGGCAGCAAACCAACCCAAATCGTGTGTTTGGGCAAGTAACGAGTCACTTGCTCCAGCCTTGTCTGCTCCTGAGGCACTTGCTGACTGTGAGAAGCTGGACACAAGCAGATGACAACCATGTGCATCAGCACCTGAGCAAGGAAATCCGAAACCAAATAGAGACTTTGCTGCAGGCTGGGTTATTCCAACCGGAGCTTTTCTCGTCCTacaaagaggagctgctgccagaaCAGGAACaccaggaaaagaagaaaggaactTTGAAAAGTCTTTTGCTACCAGTCAACACGGTGCAGACCAAGCTGGGCAGTGGCTTTTGTGAACCTGCCCTCCATGGAGCCGTTGTGGCTAGTTCGGTGTCCCTGCTCTATAAGCTCTTTGTGGACTCTTACTGTAAGGCAGAAAACTACCTTGTGTGTTTCCACATGTTCCACAGGCTTTTTGGCCAGCTCAGGCTCTCTGGCCTACTGCAGGATGTGAGGGAGGACACACTCTCCCCTGCAGACTGGAGCATGGAGCTGCTTGCTTTGGAACAGCTCCTGAACCTGGTGCTTAGCAGTGATATCTATAACGTCGCCAGTGACCGCATCCGGCACAAGGAGGTGCAGTTTGGGTTTTATCGCCAGCTGGCACAGATGTTGATGAAGCACTCCCAAGCTTCCATCCCTGCTTGGTTCAGGTGTCTCAAACTCTTGATGTCATTAAACCACCTGATAGTAGATGCAGACCTGGATGACTTAGTGGCCTCGGCCTGGGTTGATGCCAGGGCCTCCGAGCTGCGTACGAGGAAGCCTCAGGAGGCTCTCATCAGCACCCTGTTTCAGACTTACTCCAAGCTGCGACAGTTCCCACGGCTCTTTGAGCAGGTGCTGACAGTCATTTGCTGGCCAGCTGCTGATGAGCTGAGGCTGCCTGTCTTCTCTGCTGGCCTGACAGTAAAGCTTCGCGAGTGCCTCCTTGAGCTGCCACCCAACCAGATTCTGGACATTCTGTGTCTCTCTGTGGAGAAGTGCCAGACTCTTATCATTCCTGCTGTTGAAGGGTCAGGTGACATGGCCTTGAAGCTCCTGTCAGTGAGCTCAGTGCTGCACGCTTTTCTCTTCAACATGAGGAGCCTAGATGATGCCACTCCTTCCCCTGTGGTCCTTCGCACTCAGAGTCTGTTAGCAAAGATGCAGAAGGGAATAATTCAGCCACTGATGGAGATGCTGCAGGCTCctagaagagaggaagagaagtcaGACCTTTGGCTAAGAAAGGCCTGTGACTCTGCTCTTCTCCTTGCTTACACTTGGGTTGAGGTAGACACTTTGTTTGGCTTTAGCTGCAGTAAATACgtgtctccagcagctgaagTTGTTTGTGCTGTTACTCCATGTGCTGTGAGGCACTGGGGCATTTCAGCTTTCCTCCCTGCTGTGGAGGAGCAGTGTTGGGAGAGGGTCACAGACCTTGCAAATAGTTTTGCCTCCACTAGTAAATACTGCTTAGAACTGCTCACActtcagaaaatgaagatgatcttaatgcagaccccagctgacCTACAGGCATTGCAGCGTGCTGCAGCTTTTATCCTGGAGTCTGGGAGATCCAGCATGAGCAGAGGAGAATCAGAACCATGGGATGGAGATATCAGCACAATAAGTGATCTTACTTACCCCACGGCACACTGGCACCTTGTCATCTCCAACCTGACCATCCTGTTGCCATATATTTCCCTGAAAGATGTAGAGTACATTGCAAATTTGCTTCTAGAGACATTAGTATTGGCCAAAGCTCAGGAACCTGCCTCAGACCAGGAGCCTTCCATCAGCATTGGGAAGATATCTCTCGGTTTGATGCATAGCTCCTTTCTTCCCGAAATGAAGGTCCTGCATTGTGCTTTTCTGACCAGTCTTATTCATCAGTTCGCTGGGGTGCTGCCTACTGCTGCCGGGGATCCAGTAGATCTGCCACTTCAGCAGCTGACTGCAGGTAATATCCCTTGGCATGAAGAAGTCCTCGCTTCTTGCAGAGCTGTTGACCCATTGGAAGCAACATCGGAAAACAAACTGCTGAAGGATGAGCTCAGCTTGTCGtggaaaacactgcagaaagtTGCCCAGTGTATAGTGTTGTTAGCAAAAAACGACTGCCCCATTGTCCTGAAAGAAAGTCATCTAGAAAGCTGTTTGGCTTTACTAGAAATTGCTTCTCTCCTGAAGCTAGACAGTTTTCTTCCTGCTGACTGTACCCGGTGTTCTCTGGTCCTGCTGTCCCTGCTAGTCAATACCAGGGCTAGTGTCTCTTGTAGCAAGCTGTTACTGATGAAGTTTCTAAGTACCTGCTTCCACCTCCTGAGGTGCTTGCAAGCCGGCAGGAATGCCAGCTCTGTTTTTAAGGTGTTTCATGCCAGCGATGTTCTTGAGGCTGTCATGACCTCCCAACTTAAAACTTGCAAATTCTTCACTAATGTCTTGACTGTTCCTGTTTGGGCACAGTATCTCCAAGAGGTTCaagatttttttgaaagctttcttCAGATGGTTATTGAAAGGAGGCAAAGTGTGAAGCTCAACTTTGAAAAGTTCATGTCTTTCCTGATGAGCTGTAAGCCAGATGTCAGTGCAGGCGAAAGGAAAGGCTGGAATCCCGCAGCTGGACAGTTACTGCTCATGGTATTCACCACCCTGTGTCATGTCGTCACCCTCTAccttcagcagctgccagaaAAGAAGCTGCAGTCTCTGGACGTACTCTCTGCTCTGTTGGAGGCAGTAGTTGTGCAGATGGTCAGAACTGTTGAACATGGCCTGCAGATTAACACCCGAAACCAGCCTTTGCCTGTAGCATTCATCCCATCTGTAACTACTCTTCTTAAAGCAGATCTGAGCCACGCTGTCAAGAAGGAGCGCTGTGGGTTTTTGGAGCAACCCCGTGTTAAACTGTACCAAAAGTTTTACTCTCAGATCCTGAAAGAGCTGCCCTGTGCGGGAAGTAACCTGCAGTTCCTTCAGCTGGCCTTGCAGTTCCTCGCGGTCTTCTGCTCAGTGCCAGAGATGTatcctgaaaaagaaactgcTGTCGTGGTTGTTCTTGCCATAAAAAGGCTGCTCGCTG GTCCTGCAATCACAATGCAGGTGATCCAAAGTGTGGAGATGGAGCTGACAGAGGTGTTTGTCCAGCTACTGGGAAACTGTTCTGCGGAGGAGTTTTATACCATAAtgaggctggtgctgcagggacTTGAAATGAAGAATGTTTGGCAACAGAAGGCTAAA gaagTATTGTCAGCTGTTACACTAACCAAATTGTTGCTCAGCTGCCCATTAAGTGGAGACAAAGAGAAAGCTTTCTGGTTTGCCAGCCCACAGATTGTCACAGCTTTGGCC ATGCAAACCAAAGAGGCCTGTCGGGACCCATCACTGATTTCCACCATAGTTGTACCTATTCTAGAAACTGTAGCAGCTCTACTAAGGCAAGGAGAAGGGGTTCTCTTGAATCCACATCATGTGTCATTGGCATTCAGCATTCTTCTCACAGTCCCTCTGGATCATCTGAAGACAGAAGACTATCACAGTGTATTCCTGGGGGTCCACGAAGTGCTCTTCTCTATTGTGCAGTGTCATGCGAAG GTGCTGTTGAAAGCAGCACCATCTTTTCTGAACAGTTTCCATCGTCTGGTTGTTTCTGTCATGCATGAAGGACGTCAGAAAGGAGACAGAG GCAACACAGATGAGTTTGAAGTTATACTGAAGTGTGCACACTTGGTGGAACGGATGTATACTCATATTGCTGCAGAAATGGAAGACTTCactgtgttttctgctttcattgtGGCTCAGTATGTGACTGAATTGCAGAAG